One Micromonospora sp. FIMYZ51 genomic window carries:
- a CDS encoding peptidase: MRTHLATVTALLAAGLVLAPATALAAPTPTPSPGAATVTKAGTSFLSATPVAAGQPVRVGASTGEYLYWSFSAAAGETHEISATVALAQNRTGRSTWTVEVFDGLRRRQACTAGAQTPTADASASTVAIGCTLRRVRPWAEPWSADPLPGTYYVRLTVVDVPEPDLGRPIDVDLLISATGDAGSAAEDGKLEAPLVPPTNAGSVLDAEPTAAPADEDEDGWNLNLTGWLPEAGSRWIWTTAGGMLAAVAGVVGFALTRRPSARRVRA, encoded by the coding sequence ATGCGTACCCACCTGGCTACCGTGACCGCACTGCTGGCTGCGGGTCTCGTCCTGGCCCCGGCCACGGCGCTGGCCGCACCCACCCCGACCCCCTCGCCCGGCGCCGCCACCGTGACCAAGGCCGGCACCTCGTTCCTGAGCGCCACCCCGGTCGCCGCCGGCCAGCCGGTACGCGTCGGTGCCTCGACCGGCGAGTACCTCTACTGGTCGTTCTCGGCCGCCGCGGGTGAGACCCACGAGATCAGCGCGACCGTCGCGCTCGCCCAGAACCGCACCGGCAGGTCGACCTGGACCGTCGAGGTCTTCGACGGGCTGCGTCGCCGCCAGGCGTGCACGGCCGGTGCGCAGACGCCGACCGCCGACGCCTCGGCGAGCACCGTGGCCATCGGCTGCACCCTGCGGCGGGTCCGCCCCTGGGCCGAGCCGTGGTCCGCCGACCCGCTGCCCGGCACGTACTACGTGCGGCTCACCGTGGTCGACGTGCCCGAGCCCGACCTCGGCCGGCCGATCGACGTGGACCTGTTGATCTCCGCCACCGGCGACGCCGGCTCCGCTGCGGAGGACGGCAAACTGGAGGCCCCGCTGGTCCCACCGACAAACGCCGGCAGCGTGCTGGACGCGGAACCGACGGCTGCCCCCGCCGACGAGGACGAGGACGGCTGGAACCTCAACCTGACCGGTTGGCTGCCCGAGGCCGGCTCCCGCTGGATCTGGACCACGGCCGGCGGCATGCTCGCCGCGGTGGCCGGCGTCGTCGGCTTCGCCCTCACCCGCCGCCCTTCCGCCAGGCGGGTTCGCGCGTGA
- a CDS encoding VWA domain-containing protein, which produces MINKRWSSAVLLGLLAATTLAGPVPAFADDDRAEPVAEPPRVQLVLDVSGSMRATDIDGRSRISVAQQAFGEVVDALPDETQLGIRVLGATYRGKDKEQGCLDTQQIVPVGPVDRTAAKAAVASLRPTGFTPVGLALREAAKDLGTGSTARRIVLITDGEDTCAPPDPCQVARELAAQGTTLVVDTLGLAPDEKVRKQLLCIAAATGGTYTAATSADDLTDRLKQLVDRARDTYATTPAKVDGADVCQGAPLLAPGVYTDRETFSEHRWYRVPVQVGQELRASVSVAMDRPVNPDYGVLLRATASDGRELVRGVDAGSGRTDVVSAGLRWSANEDGDDAERDEDAPTPTASATPTVTTVCLVVSNMFSPRSGTEKDPGMPVELTIDVVAASPAPDGPDLGRGWVLLLLLTVAGLLTGLVAGLLTRWWVATWREN; this is translated from the coding sequence ACGACAGGGCAGAACCCGTGGCCGAGCCGCCGCGCGTCCAGCTGGTGCTGGACGTGAGCGGCTCGATGCGGGCCACCGACATCGACGGACGCAGCCGGATCTCGGTGGCACAGCAGGCGTTCGGCGAGGTGGTGGACGCCCTGCCCGACGAAACCCAGCTGGGCATCCGGGTGCTCGGTGCCACCTACCGGGGCAAGGACAAAGAGCAGGGCTGCCTGGACACCCAGCAGATCGTGCCGGTCGGCCCGGTGGACCGGACAGCGGCCAAGGCGGCCGTGGCGTCGCTGCGCCCGACCGGATTCACGCCGGTCGGGCTCGCCCTGCGTGAGGCCGCCAAGGACCTCGGCACCGGCAGCACCGCCCGGCGGATCGTGCTGATCACCGACGGCGAGGACACCTGCGCTCCACCGGACCCGTGTCAGGTGGCCCGGGAGCTGGCGGCCCAGGGCACCACGCTTGTGGTGGACACCCTCGGCCTGGCCCCGGACGAGAAGGTACGCAAGCAGCTGCTCTGCATCGCCGCCGCCACCGGCGGCACGTACACCGCGGCGACAAGCGCCGACGACCTCACCGACCGGCTCAAGCAACTTGTCGACCGGGCCCGCGACACGTACGCGACCACGCCGGCCAAGGTCGACGGGGCGGACGTCTGCCAGGGTGCGCCGCTGCTCGCCCCCGGCGTCTACACCGACCGGGAGACCTTCTCCGAGCACCGCTGGTACCGGGTGCCGGTCCAGGTGGGGCAGGAACTGCGCGCCTCGGTCAGCGTGGCGATGGACCGGCCGGTCAACCCCGACTACGGCGTACTGCTGCGGGCCACCGCGTCCGACGGCCGGGAACTGGTCCGTGGCGTGGACGCCGGCAGCGGACGTACCGACGTGGTCTCGGCCGGGCTGCGCTGGTCGGCCAACGAGGACGGTGACGACGCCGAGCGCGACGAGGATGCGCCCACGCCGACGGCCAGCGCGACGCCCACCGTCACCACCGTCTGCCTGGTGGTCAGCAACATGTTCTCGCCCCGGTCGGGCACCGAGAAGGACCCCGGCATGCCGGTCGAACTGACCATCGACGTGGTCGCCGCCTCCCCCGCCCCCGACGGGCCGGACCTGGGCCGGGGCTGGGTGCTGTTGCTCCTGCTGACCGTGGCGGGGCTGCTCACCGGGCTCGTCGCCGGCCTGCTCACCCGCTGGTGGGTGGCCACCTGGAGGGAGAACTGA